The region TAAAATAGGCGGCACAATCTTATTTGTTAGCACCAAGCGCCAAGCTCGCCCAATTATTCAAAAGGCCGCCAGCGACACAGCGATGCCCTTCGTAATCAATCGATGGCTAGGTGGGATGCTGACTAATTTAGAAACAATCCAGACACGAGTTACTAAGCTCAAGAAGCTCCAGGAGGAATCGAGTGAGGGGAGCTTGGTGGGCACTAAAAAAGAACGCGCTGATCAAGAGCGCGAGATGGAAAAACTAAGTAAGGTGTTCACAGGAATATCCGAGATGCAAAATTTGCCATCGGCAGTATTTATCGTGGATATAATGCGCGACGACATCGCTGTTTCTGAGGCCAATAAGCTAGGGATCCCAATTGTTGCAATTTGCGATACCAATACCAATCCCGAACTAATAACATACCCCGTAGCTGCTAACGATGATGCCGTAAAGACTATAAGCCTGATCGTTTCAAGAATAACAGCGGCGGCTCTGCGAGGCAGTGAGCTTTATAAAGCCAAAACAGCTGAGTCCGCCCAAAAGGAAGCAGCCAAGAATAATCAGGAGGAAAAGTAATTGAACATAGACGATATTAAAAAACTGCGTGAATCTACCGGGGCTGGCATGATGGACGCCAAGTCGGCACTTGAAGAGGCTAAGGGGGATTTTGATAAAGCCGTAGTGGTGTTGCGCAAAAAAGGCCTCGCCAAGGCTGCTAAGAAAGCCGAGCGTACAGCTGCGGTCGGAGTAGTAGAGAGCTATGTACATAGCGATAAGATTGGCGTTCTGGTGGAGGTTAATTGCGAGACCGACTTCGTAGCACGCACCGATGATTTTAAGTTATTTACCAAGGATATTGCCATGCATATTGCTGCCGCCAACCCTACCTATCTCCTGCCCAGTGATATTTCGCAAAATGATCTAGACAAAGAGAAAGAAATATTCGCAGATGAGCTTAAGGCTAGCGGCAAGCCAGCCGAGCATGCTGAAAAGATTATAGAAGGCAAATTGGCTAAGTGGTATGAGGATGTCTGCCTTATGAACCAACCTTTCATAAAGGACCCCAGCCAGACTATAGAGCAGCTCAGGCAAGCTCTTGTTGGAAAGCTCGGCGAGAATATCATAATTCGAAGGTTTAGCCGTATTGAAGTGGGTGGCTTAGAATAGCCTTCTCGGCTATACTATAACTCATGGAAACTCAACTACTAAAGTCGG is a window of Patescibacteria group bacterium DNA encoding:
- the rpsB gene encoding 30S ribosomal protein S2, whose amino-acid sequence is MAKTTQADPKKPIKESIKADDTLLKQLLEAGAHFGHRQDRWNPKMKPYIYGARGGVHIIDLTKTHDQLLIAEKFIEDTTKIGGTILFVSTKRQARPIIQKAASDTAMPFVINRWLGGMLTNLETIQTRVTKLKKLQEESSEGSLVGTKKERADQEREMEKLSKVFTGISEMQNLPSAVFIVDIMRDDIAVSEANKLGIPIVAICDTNTNPELITYPVAANDDAVKTISLIVSRITAAALRGSELYKAKTAESAQKEAAKNNQEEK
- the tsf gene encoding translation elongation factor Ts, which gives rise to MNIDDIKKLRESTGAGMMDAKSALEEAKGDFDKAVVVLRKKGLAKAAKKAERTAAVGVVESYVHSDKIGVLVEVNCETDFVARTDDFKLFTKDIAMHIAAANPTYLLPSDISQNDLDKEKEIFADELKASGKPAEHAEKIIEGKLAKWYEDVCLMNQPFIKDPSQTIEQLRQALVGKLGENIIIRRFSRIEVGGLE